The Camelus ferus isolate YT-003-E chromosome 4, BCGSAC_Cfer_1.0, whole genome shotgun sequence genome has a segment encoding these proteins:
- the LOC116663052 gene encoding uncharacterized protein LOC116663052 produces MSGLRRYEVALEAEEEIYWGCFYFFPWLRMWRRERSSAHPREQKLEPLRGLMSCLSSGLGPAPQRSGRGLPRRTPTATAQPAGALKI; encoded by the exons ATGTCGGGATTGAGGAGATACGAGGTGGCGCTGGAGGCGGAAGAGGA GATCTACTGGGGCTGCTTCTACTTTTTCCCTTGGCTGCGCATGTGGCGGAGGGAGCGGAG CTCGGCGCACCCTCGGGAGCAGAAGCTGGAGCCTCTGCGGGGCCTGATGAGCTGTCTGTCTAGCGGCCTGGGCCCTGCTCCCCAGCGCTCTGGTCGCGGCCTCCCCCGCCGCAcccccactgccactgcccagccaGCCGGTGCATTAAAGATTTAA